GCTCGGGCAAGACGACCATGTTTAACGTCATCACAGGCTTCCATCCGCCGGATGCCGGTGACGTGGTCTTCATGCGCCGCCGCCTGGTGGGCCTGCCTCCGTTCCAGATCGCACGGGCCGGTATCGCCCGGACGTTCCAGGTGGTTCGGCCGTTTGCCGGACTGACCACCACCGACAACGTCGCTGCTGCCGTCCTCTATGGCCGGGGAGTACGCCACATCCGCGAGGCCCGGGCTGAGGCTCGTCACTGGCTGCAGTACGTAGGCCTGGCAGGTGCGGTGGACGCACCCGTCAGTGTGCTGACACTGGGCGACAAGAAGCGCCTGGAGCTGGCCCGGGCGCTGGCCACCGGGCCGAGGTTGTTGCTGCTGGACGAGGTTTTCGCGGGCCTCAACCCTGCTGAGAGCGAGGGCGCCGTGGCCCTGGTGAGACGGATTCGTAATGAGCTGGGGATCACCGTGCTGCTGGTCGAGCACGTCATCCGCATTGTCATGGATCTGTGCGAGCACGTGGTGGTCCTGGGATCAGGCCAGGTCATCGCCCAGGGACCGCCTGCCGCGATCCAGGCAGACCCGCAGGTCCGTCAGATTTACCTGGGGGAGAACTACGGTGCTGCGCGTTGATGGCCTCTGCGCCGCCTACGGGGAGCTGGAGGTGCTCCACAGGGTATCCTTGACCGTTGACGCCGGCCAGTTCGTCAGCGTCATTGGTCCCAATGGTGCTGGCAAGACCACACTGTTGCGGGTTCTCTCTGGCCTCCACCCCATCACCCGGGGCACGGTGGTCTTCGACGGCGAACCGATTGCCGGGCTCCCCCCGGACCTCATCTGCGAGCGCGGCTTCGTCCATGTGC
The genomic region above belongs to Armatimonadota bacterium and contains:
- a CDS encoding ABC transporter ATP-binding protein, coding for MLRVSGVSKRFGGLVVLRSVSFQVDEGAIVGLIGPNGSGKTTMFNVITGFHPPDAGDVVFMRRRLVGLPPFQIARAGIARTFQVVRPFAGLTTTDNVAAAVLYGRGVRHIREARAEARHWLQYVGLAGAVDAPVSVLTLGDKKRLELARALATGPRLLLLDEVFAGLNPAESEGAVALVRRIRNELGITVLLVEHVIRIVMDLCEHVVVLGSGQVIAQGPPAAIQADPQVRQIYLGENYGAAR